GAACCTTCACAAGCAGCTAACGATCTACTCACCTCATAAGAGAAATCCACATGACCAGGAGTATCCATTAGGTTTAGATAGTATGTATTACCATCTTTTGCTTTGTAGGTTAATCTAACAGTCTGTGCTTTGATAGTGATACCACGTTCTTTTTCTATGTCCATTGAGTCAAGTACCTGATGACTCATTTCTCGAGTTGCCAGCCCCCCACAATATTCAATTAATCTATCTGCTAGAGTAGACTTACCATGATCAATATGAGCGATGATTGAAAAATTTCTGATAAAGTTTTGATTATTCATGGTATATTTGGTATAATGTTAAAATTAGAAAGAAGTTTTATCTTTATATAATAAAATTCCATTTTATAGTAGGAAAATTAATAATGCGTGCTGAAATTGAACATTATGTAAAAAAAATTGAACAGTCTTTAGAACTGCTCAGGAGGTCGCTTTGATTTCGATAACGCAACCAAAAGGCTTTTAGAGCTAGAAAATATATCAGAAGATCCGGATCTGTGGAATAATCAAGAGAAGGCCTCGAGTATTCTAAAAGAAAAAAGACTTCTAGATATCAAGCTTAACTCGTTTAAACAACTTCAGTCTAATCTTACGGAATGTTTAGAACTTGAGGATTTGGCATTTATTGAAAATGATCAACAAGTTTTGCAGCAAGTTCAAGAAGATTTAGGGAAGCTATCTATTATTGCCGGAAAATTTGAGACTGAATGTTTATTTTCTGGAGAATTTGACAGTAATAATTGCTTTCTAGAAATCAACGCTGGAGCTGGAGGAACAGAAAGCCACGATTGGGCATCAATTATGATGCGTATGTATTTACGCTTTGCAGAAAGGCTGGGTTTTAAAAGTGAAATTATTCATCTTATTAATGGCGAAGAAGCTGGAATAAAATCATGTACTATTAAAATTAATGGCTACCAAGCATATGGTTGGTTTAGAACAGAATCTGGTGTGCATAGGCTAGTTAGGATATCACCTTTTAATGCCGCAGGTAAAAGGATGACTAGTTTTGCTAGCAGTTGGGTATATCCAGAAATTGATGATGATATTTCCATTACAATAGATGAAAAAGATCTTAGAATTGATACTTATAGGTCTTCCGGTGCTGGGGGACAACATGTAAATACTACTGATTCTGCAGTAAGGATTACCCACTTACCGACTAATATCGTAACCCAGTGCCAAAATGATAGATCGCAGCATAAAAACAAAGCACAAGCTATGAAAATGCTTAAAGCAAGGCTTTATGAGTCAGAGTTAAAAAAACGTACCGATGATATTAATGAACAAAATGCATCCAAGACTGAAAATGGTTGGGGACATCAAATAAGATCTTATGTATTACAGCCTTATCAGATGGTTAAGGATTTACGTACCAACCATGAAACTTCTGATACTAAGGGTATACTTGATGGTGATTTAGAGAAATTCGTTTCAGCCAGCCTATCAATGAGTGTTGGTAATATTAGTCATTAGACGGTTCTGTCGCATTTGTAAATCGTGGTCTAGCGAAAATCGTAAAACTTTGGATTTTGGACATTATGATGCCATGAGCATAACAAAATGCTCAAAAGTAGCAAAATTATTATTAGCTCCAGTAATTTGTCTTTTTTGAATCATACGAATATTTTCTATACCAGTAATAGTAGCAGAGCGAAAACTCTTAAACCCCAGCATCGGTTTGGTATAATGGACTGAAAAATCAACACAAAAAAAAGATAATTTTGTTTCCTATTTTGCATTTATTAAGCAGTGATTTGCATGTAGTTTTGCATATAATTAAGGTAGACACTCATAGGTTTTTTATAACCAATAGCTGAATGAAATCTTTGATAATTATATTTATTCATATAATTATCAATACTATCTTTTAGTTCTTTAATCCGTTCATTGAGATTTGAATGTTATGATCTTTCAGCATCTGTGTATGGTCATGGCTAGTATATTGACTGCCTTGGTCACTATTAAATATTTTTGGAGCTTTGTATTTATTAAGGGCATCTTTAATACATCAGTTACCAAAGTCACATCCATTGAATTTGATAATTTATAACTCAATATGGCTTTACTATGCCAATCTATAATAGCAGCTAAATACATAAAACCATCATTAGTTCTGACATAAGTAACCTCAGTTCGATATAAGAATTATTAATTCTTATATCGAACTGAGGTTCTTTTAATAATTCTAGCACTATTTTTGTTTTTTCTTCGGCACTGAAAATTCTTACCTTATTTTTCATAGTTGTTCCTTTTAGTGCGCCACGAAGTGTAAATATGTAAATTGTAATCAGCTATTGCCCCCCCTAACCACATAAAAAAATTAGCCAATTACTCCCCCTAGAAGTGGGAGTTTGTTATAGAACCGCTCAAAGCGGGTTAATATTACTTATTTTGACCTGTAAAACAGGTTAAGTTGATCAGCTCTTTTATCCTCAGATTCTTGGTTTTGAACGTATTTACGTACTACCTCTTCATTCGCTCCTACGGTACTCACAAAATATCCTCTTGCCCCAAATTTATGACCAACAAAATTTTGCTGTTTATTTGCTATATTTTGTGCTACCCATATAGAACTTTTACCTTTAATAAAACCCACAATGGTTGAAATAGAATGTTTGGGAGGAATGGATATTAGCATATGCACATGATCCTGCATTAAATATCCTTCCTCTATCTTACATTCCTTTTGACCCGCTAAACGATGCAACACTTCTTTTAACTCTTTCCTAATTAATCCAAATATCGTTTTCTTGCGATATTTGGGTGTAAAAACAACATGGTACTTACATTCCCATGTACAGTGGTTTAAACTATTATAGTTTGGCATATACATTATCCTTCTTGATTCTGCTTTGAGCGGCAAAATCATTTAGGGATATCTTTAGTATATGTCAAACTCTATGATTCCACCGCTGAAAGCGGTGGCTTAGCATTTGGGATAGTTAATTTTGGTTAAAATTCAGATAGAATTTTCTAAAATCATTGTAATTTTTAATTAATACCGTAGTCTATTATTTTAATCTTTAATCTACATCTTTCCCTCCTCTGAAACTTTTATTACCAGTTTCTATGATTTGACAATGATGCGTTATCCTATCAATAATTGCCTTTGTTGCCTTAGGATTACCAAATATATCACCCCATTCTTCAAATCTCAAATGGGTCGTTATAATGAGCGAAGATTGTTCATATAATTTAGCAAACAGCTCAAATAATAAGAATCTAGCCTCGGCTTTTATTGGTACATAGCCCAGTTCATCTATCACAATAACATTGAATCTCTTAACTGAATCGATGAATTTGAGTTCATAGTTATGCATTCTAGCATTGAGTAATTGGCTAGCTAGTTCATTTAAAGTGTAGAACCTCACCCTGTATGTAAATTGTAATGAACTATTGACCCACCAAACCATAGTAAAAAATTAAATGAATTATAGTTTTTTGATCAGATTTTAACCATTATTAAAATTCAGATTCAGATAATATTTCACTATACTCAGTTGATAATTTTTTTATTACAATATTGCTCTTTACTAGGTTCTGTTGACAAAAATTATAGTTAGGAAAGAGGAATAAAAAGTTGCCATAGTAAGAAGAAATGGTAGTTTCTAGTTATCAAAAAAAGGAACTACCAATATGAAGTATTACATAGAAGAACAAGCATGGGAAGTAATTTTATCATTTTTTAAGAAAAAAAATGGTATACACAACAAGAATGAAGAAAAAATGAGACATTTTATTGAAGCAATATGGTTTATTGTTAGAACAGGTTGCCAATGGCGTCTTCTACCTGATGATTATGGTTGTTGGTACAGTATTTATCGCAGATTTAAGAGATGGGTTGACAAAGGTGTAAATTGTAATCGGCTCTGTCCAAAAAACTGTGTAAATTTCGAAATAGGTTATATATAAAAGTATAACAAAAAAGGAAATTACATGAATAAAAAAACTAATGAATCAATAAAGCAAGCAGTAGATTTATTAATAGATAATGATACAGATGTAAGTACAATACTGAAAGAAGGAGGTTTATTAAAAGAATTGACCAAACGTTTAATAGAGAAGGCACTGCAGTCAGAAATGAATAATCATCTAGGCTATGATAAATACAGTTGTGCAGATAATGATAATGCTCGTAATGGTATAACTAGCAAAAAACTGATCTCCGAACATGGAGCTGTAGAAATAGAAGTACCAAGGGATAGGCATAATACCTTTGAACCCGCAATACTACCAAAACGCCAGAAACGTTTTGATGGTTTTGACGATAAAGTACTATCATTATATGCTAAAGGCATGAGTATATCTGATATTAAGATTCAGTTACAGGAGTTATACAGTGTTGAAATAAGTGAAGGCTTAATCAGCCAAATTACTGATGATGTAATGGATGAGGTTAAAGCTTGGCAGAGTCGACCATTAGAAGAGATATATCCGATAGTATTTTTTGATTGTTTAGTAGTAAAAGTCAGGCAAGATAAAAGGATAATCAATAAGGCAGTATATGTTGCATTAGGAATTGATTTATCTGGTAAAAAAGATATATTGGGATTATGGATCAGTGAAAATGAAGGGGCAAAATTTTGGCTCGGTAATTTTACCGAAATGAAAAATAGAGGGCTAAAAGATATACTGATTGCCTGTAGCGATAATCTTACTGGTATGTCTGAGGCAATAGAAGCAGTTTATCCAAAAACAGAACATCAATTGTGTATTGTACATCAGATTAGAAATAGTTTAAAATATGTGTCGTATAAAGATAGGAAGCAACTGTCTAGCGATTTAAAGCCGATATATACTGCAGTAACGGAAGAACAAGCCCATTTAGCTTTAGTATCTTTTGAAGAAAAATGGAATAAACAATATCCACAAATTGCCAAATCATGGTATAATAATTGGGACAATCTAATGATTTTTCTAGGGTATCCTGAGTCAATTAGAAAGGTAATTTATACAACTAATTCAGTTGAATCTGTCAATAGTCAATTGCGTAAAGTAACAAATAATAAGCGGGTTTTTCCTAATGATAATGCTGTTTTTAAAAGTTTATATTTGACAATTGACTATATGACCAAAAAATGGACTATGCCCATTCCAAACTGGAATGAAGCTATGGCTCATTTGATGGTTAAATTTGAGGATAGGCTTAACAAAATTTAATGACCTATTTTTTCGAATTTACACAGTTTTTTGGACAGAGCCTTGTAATCAGCTATTGCCCCCCCTAACCACATAAAAAAATTAGTTAATTTTGGTTAAAATTCAGATAGAATTTTCTAAAATCATTGTAATTTTTAATTAATACCGTAGTCTATTATTTTAATCTTTAATCTACATCTTTCCCTCCTCTAAAACTTTTATTACCAGTTTCTATGATTTGACAATGATGTGTCAATCTATCGATAATTACTTTTGTTGCCTTAGCATTACCAAACATATCATTCCATTCTTCAAATCTCAAATGGGTAGTAATGATCACTGAAGTTTGCTCATACAATTTAGCAAATAACTCAAATAACAGGAATCTAGCTTCGCCTTTTATTGGTACATAGCCTAATTCATCTACTACAATCAGATGGAATCTCTTAACTGAATCGATGAATTTGCTTTCATAATTATGGATTCTAGCATTAAGCAATTGGCTAGCTAATTCATTTAAAGTATAAAATCTTACCCTGTAACTTTTTTCAATGGCGGTGAACGCCAAACCAATTGCTAGATGAGTTTTTGCAGACCCAGAACCACCTATGAACATGATATTCTGATGATTATCAATCACTTTTTGTATATCAATATTTTCAACCAATTTAGCTTGGCATGTATCTGATAGTAACTTTATGGTTGGGAACTTAGCTAGTTGCAACCTATAACCTAGCGAGCGTGACTTCTTATATTCACACTCTGCTTCAAGAAGTTTCTTTAACACATCATACACACTAGTAGTAGGGACATCATTTGTTAAATTACTTGACTCAGCTAACTGCATCTTCATACCGACTAAACCTAATTTATCTAATAACAATATTAAGTCTTTCATTTAATTTAATTTACCTCCGTTGTTAAATGCAACTTGCTATAAATACTACAATCAGCATCAGGAGGATTTTTTAGCTGAATAAACTCAGTCTCTTGGATATCTAGTTTCATTGCTGGTTGCAACAAATATTGCTCAACTAATTTAGAGCTACAGCCGCCAGCAGCAATTGTTAGGTTACAAGCATTTGTTACCTTTTCTAATCCATACTTATTAACAAGTAGCAGGATATCTATAAATTGTTTATCACCATCCTTGTAAGTCTCTAACTTATTTCGTAGTTTGCCAAATATCTCAGGTAACAAACTCATTAACTCTTTGAACGGTCCACCATTACGTAAAGCACCGGGTTTACGTTCTAGAGCTGCTATATAGTGCCATGGATTATAATTCTTCTGATAGCGTTTAAAACTACGAACATGCTCTGCAATAATCTTGCTTTCATGTAAAATCACTATTTGCCAAGCATAGGATTTAATCTGTACGCTAAGTCCCACATATTCACACGGAACACTATACATATTGCTGTCGTATTGTATTAAACTCAAAGGTGATACGGTCGTTGGATGTAATCTATAACCGGTAAACTGCCCTCTATATCCTATTAAATATGCCTTCTCTTCCTCATATATTTCTAGAATCGTTCTTTCTGTAAATTCAGGATGTCTTTTAGTTTTAGCCCACTCTATAGACATCTCTCTTAGCTGAATGTTAATAGCTTCATAACTATCTCCTTTCAATATTGGAGTAAAAAAGTTACGTCTAGTGTCTCCTACTTGTTTCTCAACCTGTCCTTTCTCCCATCCTGATGCTGGAGTACAGGCAAGTGGCTCAAATAAATGGTGAGAGACCATTTGGATAAACTTCTCGTTAAAGATACGATCCTTGCCAATCAATATTTTTTTGACAGCCGTCTTCATATTGTCATAAATACCATTCTTACAACAACCAGCAAAAAACTTGAAAGCTTGAACATGGGCATCCATAACCATTTCCAGCTGCTCATTAGGATAAACCACTACCAAAGAATAACGACTATAGCATAGCTTTATTCTCGCTGCTTTAACTCTAGTAACCTCCCCATTTAAACATATTTCTTCCTCTCCCCAATCAAACTGAAACGCCTGACCAGCTTCAAAATTTAATGGAATAAAAACTTGCCCGCCCCTTGCCTCGTATTCTCTACGGAAGTTTCGTACAATTAGATTCACAGATTCGTAACTTCCTGTATAACCCGATATCTGAAGCTGTTGGTATAGCTGCCGTCATTCTACGTCGAACCGACTCCTTGCTATTCTCTGCTAATAGCTGATTTAGTACTTCAAGATGATTGCCAAGAACAGGCTTACCTTTGCTATATTTTGCTAACTCAAATTTAGTTTGATTGCTGCAAATGACTTTTTTTACTGTATTCTTTGATATATTCAGTTCTCTAGCAATTGCTTTAATTGCTTTGCCATCAACGTAATACATTCTACGTATTCTTCCAATTGTTTCCACTATAAACAACCTTTTAAAAACTCCTTAAAAAAATATTAAAAATATTAATTTTTTGGAGATATTGTTACTTATTTAGGGGGGCAATTTTCATTACAATTTTTCCCTTAAAGGGGTCAATAGCTGATTACAATTTACAGCCGCTCCTTGCATGATCTTTAGTATTGGGCTCTATGGGAAATTGCTATGCTTAAATTAAAAAAACGTATTAACATTTATGAACCTATAAAAGACTTCCTAGAATCCATAGCTAATATTAACGGATTATCTATCAAAGATATTTCCCCAGAAATTGCTGCAGAAAGTATTTCTCTTATGGATGAGTTTCATGGCGATCCAACTGATAGAATTATTGTGGCTACAGCAAAATGTTATGGGGCTACGTTACTTACCAGAGACCAAAAAATTCTTACCTGGGCTAATTTAGGGCATATTAAATCGTTGTCAACCTAGCCGATTTCTGCAAGTTACCTAATCACCATAATTCTAATTTATTATCTATTTAATCGATAATAATTAGTATAAGATAAATATGTTTTGTATTTGTACCAAAGTTAGCTCAAGACTCGATACATAGTGTGCTAGGTCAACACTTCTATGGCTGATCTTTCATCAGCTAGCTCATTTACACTTCGTGGCACACCAAAGGTTGAAGTGTAAATTTGTCACTTATACTTAAAAGCGTTCTAAATTAGACGATCTTTCCTAGGAAAAGATAGAAATTATAGAATGGTTAGGGATATTTAATGTTTTTGTAATATATTCTTGCTAAATAATATTGAAATAAAGCAAAATATGAAATTGTTAGTGGTCACATTAGGGCTGCATTATTACTTTAATGGATCACCCACAATTATTACAAAATTATTAGGATAATTTAACTACTTTGTAATATAAGTAGCAACTTAATTGGTACAATAAAACTTTACTTTGACTGTACTAAAACCAAAACCTAAATACAACATAATAGCTTATTCATTTGTGGCTACACATCTTCAATTTATAAATGTCCTGCAGAATATTTATGAAGAATACTAGCTATAAGAGTTTGATAAGGTAATCCTTCATAAGCAGCTTTTTGTTTGATACGATTCAAATCGCTGCTAGAAATACGAATATTAATTCTCATATCCTTTTGTAAATAATTGTTTGCTGCTTCTAAAGCTCTTTTTTTTTCTTGCTGAATGTTTTTTATTGTTTGCCATTCTTCATTATCAAAAGAATTAGATAGCAGTTCTTCTTCTTGATCAAGTAATATTTCTGAGAAATCATTTTTTTTCATAGCTCTTCACCTCCTTTAAATATTTTTGTGTTGCTTTACGATTAGGAAAAATTGTTTTAAGAAAAATTGTTCCGTCATCTCCAGTAACGAAAGGGACAAGATAAATATAATGATTAAACTTAACAACATACATTCGTTGATTAGCGTACTTTTGTGAATTAGGATGCTCAATTACGTCTAATATACAATTACTTTCAATAGCCGAAATTATCTCTTCAAAACTTATCCCCCTTTCCAGTATAAGTTTTTGATTTTTTTCTGATGAAAAATTGTAAATATATTTTTTTATCATTCAATCATGGTATGACAATATATGCCTTTTGTCAACATATATCATTGTAATTGTCACTAACCGTTCACCTGAACAGATACCCATCAAGACGTACCCCCCATTTTTAGCTGGACTTCATTTTACAAAAAATTACAGTTATCCAAAACTAACCAGTTTGCTTGCGTCATTTATCTATTAAATATTTACGCCATTTATGTCATTTTTCAAAGTTGAGTTCAGCAGATTGTGTAAAAACCTTATAAATTCATTCTAGAATTATCAAAGTGAAGTTCAATTTTATCATAGACAAGTTCAATATATTGTGATTTTATCATAGACAAGTTCAATATGTATAAAAATCAAGATGGCTATGGATAATATTTCCACGATTGATGATAAAATTCTAATTGCAGAGCGTACTAAGGAAAGCATAAACACTGCTAGACTAAAAGGTAAAATACATGGTAGTCCTGCATTAGATAAAGGAAAACTTAGTTCAGCGTTCAAGTTAAATAAAACAATAATATCTTTAACCAGTTTAATTGGACTATAGCATAACCTATTGATTATGAGCAAACAATTGAAAATCTTTATCGAATTTATCAAGAACTTACGTGAAATACAAAGTACATAGTGTTATTGAGTAACTACTTAAAATATATGGTTAGATAATTATGAGCAAATTTGTCCAAGCAGATATAAGAATTATTGATAATCAGACTAGTCTAACTAAAGAACAAAAAGAAGCAGTTGGGTTGCTTTCGATAGGTACATTCCTAGAGTATTTTGATCTGATGCTATACGTACACATGGCTGTATTGTTGAATGAGTTGTTTTTTCCAAAAGCTGATCCTTTTAGTGCTTCATTACAGTCTGCTTTTGCATTTTGTTCCGTTTTTGTTTTAAGACCAGTTGGTGCATTCGTTTTTGGTCAAATAGGTGATAAGATTGGTCGAAAAATAACTGTTGTTATTACAACATTTTTAATGTCTCTTTCATGTATTATAATAGCTACTCTTCCGACATATGAACAAATAGGTATAGCAGCAGCATGGCTAGTTACCCTATGTCGTATGCTACAAGGTATTTCTTCCATGGGAGAAATAGTAGGGGCAGAGATTTATTTAACTGAATTTGTAAGACCCCCTATGCAATATCCTGCTGTAATGTTAATTGCAATTTTTTCTATTTTAGGGGGAACAACAGCTTTAGGCATTGCCTTCGTTGCAACTAAGTGTAAATTGTAATCAGCTATTGACCCCTTTAAGGGAAAAATTGTAATGAAAATTGCCCCCCTAAATAAGTAACAATATCTCCAAAAAATTAATATTTTTAATATTTTTTTAAGGAGTTTTTAAAAGGTTGTTTATAGTGGAAACAATTGGAAGAATACGTAGAATGTATTACGTTGATGGCAAAGCAATTAAAGCAATTGCTAGAGAACTGAATATATCAAAGAATACAGTAAAAAAAGTCATTTGCAGCAATCAAACTAAATTTGAGTTAGCAAAATATAGCAAAGGTAAGCCTGTTCTTGGCAATCATCTTGAAGTACTAAATCAGCTATTAGCAGAGAATAGCAAGGAGTCGGTTCGACGTAGAATGACGGCAGCTATACCAACAGCTTCAGATATCGGGTTATACAGGAAGTTACGAATCTGTGAATCTAATTGTACGAAACTTCCGTAGAGAATACGAGGCAAGGGGCGGGCAAGTTTTTATTCCATTA
Above is a genomic segment from Candidatus Tisiphia endosymbiont of Nedyus quadrimaculatus containing:
- the prfB gene encoding peptide chain release factor 2 (programmed frameshift), which produces MRAEIEHYVKKIEQSLELLRRSLDFDNATKRLLELENISEDPDLWNNQEKASSILKEKRLLDIKLNSFKQLQSNLTECLELEDLAFIENDQQVLQQVQEDLGKLSIIAGKFETECLFSGEFDSNNCFLEINAGAGGTESHDWASIMMRMYLRFAERLGFKSEIIHLINGEEAGIKSCTIKINGYQAYGWFRTESGVHRLVRISPFNAAGKRMTSFASSWVYPEIDDDISITIDEKDLRIDTYRSSGAGGQHVNTTDSAVRITHLPTNIVTQCQNDRSQHKNKAQAMKMLKARLYESELKKRTDDINEQNASKTENGWGHQIRSYVLQPYQMVKDLRTNHETSDTKGILDGDLEKFVSASLSMSVGNISH
- the tnpA gene encoding IS200/IS605 family transposase, with translation MPNYNSLNHCTWECKYHVVFTPKYRKKTIFGLIRKELKEVLHRLAGQKECKIEEGYLMQDHVHMLISIPPKHSISTIVGFIKGKSSIWVAQNIANKQQNFVGHKFGARGYFVSTVGANEEVVRKYVQNQESEDKRADQLNLFYRSK
- a CDS encoding ATP-binding protein; this translates as MVWWVNSSLQFTYRVRFYTLNELASQLLNARMHNYELKFIDSVKRFNVIVIDELGYVPIKAEARFLLFELFAKLYEQSSLIITTHLRFEEWGDIFGNPKATKAIIDRITHHCQIIETGNKSFRGGKDVD
- a CDS encoding transposase, with the protein product MKYYIEEQAWEVILSFFKKKNGIHNKNEEKMRHFIEAIWFIVRTGCQWRLLPDDYGCWYSIYRRFKRWVDKGVNCNRLCPKNCVNFEIGYI
- a CDS encoding IS256 family transposase, which codes for MNKKTNESIKQAVDLLIDNDTDVSTILKEGGLLKELTKRLIEKALQSEMNNHLGYDKYSCADNDNARNGITSKKLISEHGAVEIEVPRDRHNTFEPAILPKRQKRFDGFDDKVLSLYAKGMSISDIKIQLQELYSVEISEGLISQITDDVMDEVKAWQSRPLEEIYPIVFFDCLVVKVRQDKRIINKAVYVALGIDLSGKKDILGLWISENEGAKFWLGNFTEMKNRGLKDILIACSDNLTGMSEAIEAVYPKTEHQLCIVHQIRNSLKYVSYKDRKQLSSDLKPIYTAVTEEQAHLALVSFEEKWNKQYPQIAKSWYNNWDNLMIFLGYPESIRKVIYTTNSVESVNSQLRKVTNNKRVFPNDNAVFKSLYLTIDYMTKKWTMPIPNWNEAMAHLMVKFEDRLNKI
- a CDS encoding ATP-binding protein, whose translation is MKDLILLLDKLGLVGMKMQLAESSNLTNDVPTTSVYDVLKKLLEAECEYKKSRSLGYRLQLAKFPTIKLLSDTCQAKLVENIDIQKVIDNHQNIMFIGGSGSAKTHLAIGLAFTAIEKSYRVRFYTLNELASQLLNARIHNYESKFIDSVKRFHLIVVDELGYVPIKGEARFLLFELFAKLYEQTSVIITTHLRFEEWNDMFGNAKATKVIIDRLTHHCQIIETGNKSFRGGKDVD
- the istA gene encoding IS21 family transposase, with the protein product MNLIVRNFRREYEARGGQVFIPLNFEAGQAFQFDWGEEEICLNGEVTRVKAARIKLCYSRYSLVVVYPNEQLEMVMDAHVQAFKFFAGCCKNGIYDNMKTAVKKILIGKDRIFNEKFIQMVSHHLFEPLACTPASGWEKGQVEKQVGDTRRNFFTPILKGDSYEAINIQLREMSIEWAKTKRHPEFTERTILEIYEEEKAYLIGYRGQFTGYRLHPTTVSPLSLIQYDSNMYSVPCEYVGLSVQIKSYAWQIVILHESKIIAEHVRSFKRYQKNYNPWHYIAALERKPGALRNGGPFKELMSLLPEIFGKLRNKLETYKDGDKQFIDILLLVNKYGLEKVTNACNLTIAAGGCSSKLVEQYLLQPAMKLDIQETEFIQLKNPPDADCSIYSKLHLTTEVN
- a CDS encoding LuxR C-terminal-related transcriptional regulator, with product MYYVDGKAIKAIARELNISKNTVKKVICSNQTKFELAKYSKGKPVLGNHLEVLNQLLAENSKESVRRRMTAAIPTASDIGLYRKLRICESNCTKLP
- a CDS encoding PIN domain-containing protein, translated to MLKLKKRINIYEPIKDFLESIANINGLSIKDISPEIAAESISLMDEFHGDPTDRIIVATAKCYGATLLTRDQKILTWANLGHIKSLST
- a CDS encoding CopG family antitoxin gives rise to the protein MKKNDFSEILLDQEEELLSNSFDNEEWQTIKNIQQEKKRALEAANNYLQKDMRINIRISSSDLNRIKQKAAYEGLPYQTLIASILHKYSAGHL
- a CDS encoding toxin, translated to MIKKYIYNFSSEKNQKLILERGISFEEIISAIESNCILDVIEHPNSQKYANQRMYVVKFNHYIYLVPFVTGDDGTIFLKTIFPNRKATQKYLKEVKSYEKK